From the genome of Winogradskyella forsetii, one region includes:
- a CDS encoding helix-turn-helix domain-containing protein: MATKNKKMKMMTLDQMKDKDIGKVGTPERDKYEFDLKMEVLGDMIKSVRKERNLTQEQLGELIGVQKSQISKLERNTKNVTIETILKVFRALKANVKFSVEMNDFDFKVA; encoded by the coding sequence ATGGCAACGAAAAACAAAAAAATGAAAATGATGACACTTGACCAAATGAAGGACAAGGACATTGGAAAAGTTGGAACACCAGAACGTGATAAATACGAATTTGACTTAAAAATGGAAGTTCTTGGCGATATGATAAAATCTGTCCGAAAAGAGCGAAATTTAACTCAAGAGCAACTTGGCGAACTAATTGGTGTTCAAAAATCTCAAATATCTAAATTGGAACGAAATACAAAAAACGTGACTATTGAAACGATTTTAAAAGTATTTAGAGCCTTAAAAGCAAACGTCAAATTTAGTGTTGAAATGAATGATTTTGATTTTAAAGTAGCGTAA
- a CDS encoding IS110 family RNA-guided transposase, translating to MNKYKETFGVDISKAVFDVQGSKCGPHQFSNSPNGFRSFLKLLPDDSLVVMEATGYYHYRLSQFLCKNEIAVSVVNPLSVKRFIEMKLSRVKTDKSDAQSICDYGIYNKVPLYNQISAVQSECRQLLSLKSSYLKRRTSTKNKLHGERVLDVPSKLVVRSLLLDKKHIDRELVKIEKRLLLLVKQSSQRELTLLKSIPGIGDKTAVFLIVATDSFRKFSNASQLCSYLGTTPMIKRSGSSVRGRSRISKMGNRNLRNLMFMCSMSAYKHNRSCKAIHDRIVSKGKSSKLALMAVCNKLIHQAFAIVRSGVEYNPDYVSVRKRLI from the coding sequence ATGAATAAATATAAAGAAACTTTCGGAGTCGACATTAGTAAGGCTGTATTTGATGTCCAAGGCAGTAAGTGCGGTCCCCACCAATTTAGTAATTCACCCAATGGCTTTAGATCATTTTTGAAGCTTTTGCCAGATGATAGTTTGGTGGTCATGGAAGCCACTGGCTACTATCACTACAGGCTTTCACAGTTTCTTTGCAAGAATGAAATAGCGGTTTCCGTAGTAAACCCACTTTCGGTAAAACGTTTTATTGAGATGAAACTATCACGGGTAAAAACGGACAAGAGTGACGCTCAGTCTATTTGTGATTACGGAATCTACAATAAAGTTCCCTTGTATAACCAAATTAGTGCTGTCCAATCCGAATGCAGACAGTTACTAAGTTTAAAGTCCAGTTATCTTAAGAGGAGAACTAGCACTAAGAACAAATTACACGGTGAGCGGGTTTTAGATGTACCCTCAAAATTAGTCGTACGGTCATTACTGTTGGACAAAAAACATATTGACAGAGAACTAGTCAAGATCGAGAAAAGACTACTGTTGCTCGTTAAGCAATCATCTCAGCGAGAGCTTACCCTATTGAAAAGTATTCCTGGGATAGGGGACAAAACCGCTGTGTTCTTGATTGTTGCTACGGACTCGTTCCGTAAGTTCAGCAATGCGTCTCAATTGTGCAGTTACTTAGGGACCACACCTATGATAAAACGTTCTGGAAGTAGTGTTAGAGGGCGCAGCAGGATAAGTAAGATGGGCAACAGAAACCTGAGGAACCTAATGTTCATGTGCTCTATGTCCGCCTATAAACACAATAGATCCTGTAAGGCAATCCATGACAGAATTGTAAGTAAGGGCAAGAGCAGCAAGCTGGCATTAATGGCCGTGTGCAACAAATTGATTCACCAAGCATTTGCAATCGTGAGATCTGGTGTGGAATATAACCCAGACTATGTTTCGGTAAGAAAGAGATTAATTTAA
- a CDS encoding mobile mystery protein A codes for MRNTRKLLIEQLNQKLQPFSQSRKVLVPERGWINTIRTTLNMTMVQLGTKLNITRQGVKRIEESEANGTITLNSLKNVAMALDLHLVYALVPKNGTMNDLIQKKADKLAQKIVLRTNQNMKLEDQGIGDDKIAETIKELASEIKREMRKSLWD; via the coding sequence ATGAGAAATACGCGAAAACTTTTAATCGAGCAATTGAACCAAAAGCTTCAACCATTCTCTCAAAGTAGAAAGGTCTTGGTCCCAGAACGTGGATGGATAAATACTATTCGAACTACTCTTAATATGACCATGGTCCAACTTGGTACCAAACTAAATATTACAAGACAAGGCGTAAAAAGAATTGAGGAAAGTGAGGCTAATGGCACAATAACACTCAATTCCTTAAAAAATGTCGCAATGGCACTAGATTTACATTTGGTATATGCACTGGTCCCAAAAAATGGGACCATGAACGACTTAATACAGAAAAAAGCAGATAAACTGGCCCAAAAAATAGTGTTACGGACCAATCAAAATATGAAATTAGAGGATCAAGGAATTGGAGATGACAAGATAGCCGAAACCATAAAGGAACTCGCTAGTGAAATAAAACGTGAAATGAGAAAGTCATTATGGGATTAG
- a CDS encoding DUF6090 family protein: protein MIKFFRKIRYNLIGNHKTGKYLKYAIGEIVLVVIGILIALQINNWNEDRKVKKLEAQIYTELKSDLLQTRNDIKITISKHREIFKSSQQLITDIYNKKSNSQTIYESLTTSSAEFQIIPKTSAFENLKNIGLNTLSNDSLRIAITNLFQLNLKRLDDELGMKQAEINITKLIQPFLFKYLIADYTQPTKYGFKHSDSISIYKLGIDNYDKFLNDNDLMKSLQLALFNRGKIIDEETETIMAIESVMYGIEEELDKMNK, encoded by the coding sequence ATGATAAAATTCTTTCGGAAAATTCGCTATAACCTTATAGGAAATCATAAAACTGGAAAATATCTAAAGTATGCCATTGGAGAAATTGTGCTTGTGGTTATTGGGATTCTTATTGCCCTACAGATAAATAATTGGAATGAAGATCGAAAAGTAAAAAAACTAGAAGCACAGATTTACACAGAACTAAAAAGTGATTTACTACAAACTAGAAATGATATAAAAATTACAATTTCTAAGCATAGAGAAATATTTAAATCAAGTCAACAGCTTATAACTGATATCTATAATAAGAAATCAAATTCTCAAACCATTTATGAGTCATTGACAACTTCCAGTGCTGAATTTCAAATTATTCCTAAAACAAGTGCTTTTGAAAATTTAAAAAACATTGGATTAAACACCTTATCCAATGACAGTCTGCGCATTGCAATAACCAATTTATTTCAATTAAACTTAAAGCGATTAGATGATGAACTGGGCATGAAACAAGCTGAAATTAATATTACAAAGCTTATTCAACCTTTTCTATTCAAATATTTGATTGCGGATTATACTCAACCAACAAAATATGGATTTAAACATTCTGACTCTATATCTATTTACAAATTAGGAATAGATAATTACGATAAATTTTTAAATGACAACGACCTTATGAAGAGTTTGCAGTTAGCACTCTTCAATAGAGGTAAAATAATTGATGAAGAAACAGAAACTATTATGGCAATAGAAAGTGTGATGTACGGAATTGAAGAAGAACTCGATAAAATGAATAAATAA
- a CDS encoding DUF6090 family protein, producing MIKFFRKIRQRLLTENKFSKYFLYAIGEIVLVVIGILIALSINNWNQNSTRNKLELEALKNLKEDFDFNLSELRRIDSVNTRNIKSCLIILNHTGKRFKEDFILEKYLNEAAASPDYVAKNGFLNDLVSSGNLGLIKNNALRNLLSSWPTILDELTLRELASEKSDFALIDFIMKNGSWLNVDEVIGFNNSLNIKLPQSGFDIDNKQMLKLPEFENRIENQIMFFNIVKDRYKDCMDLNMEIIQLLESEIKAKNNESTTPFMLHFYKPLTLRFQLSREINMMKFFRLLKHNFAKQNQRSAKPLVEIAACGKNKSSIHD from the coding sequence ATGATTAAGTTTTTTAGGAAAATACGACAGCGATTACTCACTGAAAATAAATTCAGCAAATACTTTCTTTATGCCATTGGAGAAATTGTTCTTGTAGTCATCGGAATTTTAATTGCACTATCAATTAATAATTGGAATCAAAATTCTACCCGAAACAAATTAGAATTAGAAGCATTAAAAAACTTAAAAGAAGATTTTGATTTTAACCTATCAGAACTACGTCGCATCGATAGTGTAAATACAAGGAATATTAAGTCTTGTTTAATAATACTTAACCACACAGGTAAGAGATTTAAAGAAGACTTTATTTTGGAGAAATACTTAAATGAAGCTGCCGCATCGCCAGATTATGTTGCCAAAAACGGATTTTTAAATGATTTAGTCAGTTCTGGCAACCTTGGCTTAATCAAAAATAATGCTTTACGTAACCTTTTGTCTTCTTGGCCTACCATATTAGATGAATTAACGTTAAGAGAATTAGCTTCAGAGAAATCTGATTTTGCATTGATTGATTTTATTATGAAAAATGGCAGTTGGTTGAATGTCGATGAAGTCATTGGTTTCAATAACAGCTTAAATATAAAATTGCCACAATCGGGCTTTGATATTGACAACAAACAAATGCTAAAATTACCTGAATTTGAAAATAGAATAGAAAACCAAATAATGTTTTTCAACATAGTAAAGGACAGATATAAGGATTGTATGGACTTGAACATGGAAATTATTCAACTTTTAGAATCTGAAATAAAAGCAAAAAATAACGAAAGCACAACACCGTTTATGCTTCATTTTTACAAACCACTAACACTAAGATTTCAGCTTTCTCGGGAAATAAATATGATGAAATTCTTTAGATTATTGAAACATAATTTTGCAAAGCAAAATCAAAGGTCTGCTAAACCTTTGGTTGAGATAGCCGCTTGTGGAAAAAACAAAAGCTCTATACATGATTAA
- a CDS encoding DUF6090 family protein: MIKFFRKIRQRLLTENKFSKYFLYAIGEILLVVIGILIALQINNWNEVQKGKMKATSILKEIRSDMFKDLELIEELKPYWGREIMYFKKVLPSFNPRKEIASFEGFDTISKISYPELFGYDMPFRSNTSAYDAMIADGNSDLIINDTLYSNIQRFYTFNAPTNENLFKILRQESSDLKYKYSHIIAYKPYKNISDVTDEYLIADLNIYFESKNFYYWRTFVINEESLKDIISQIDKELEP, encoded by the coding sequence ATGATTAAGTTCTTTAGAAAAATACGACAGCGATTACTCACTGAAAATAAATTCAGCAAATACTTTCTTTATGCCATTGGAGAAATTTTACTCGTTGTTATTGGAATTTTAATTGCATTGCAAATTAACAATTGGAATGAAGTTCAAAAGGGCAAAATGAAAGCTACCTCTATTTTGAAAGAAATTCGTTCAGATATGTTTAAAGATTTAGAGTTAATAGAAGAATTAAAGCCTTATTGGGGAAGAGAGATTATGTACTTTAAAAAGGTTTTACCCTCATTTAATCCTCGAAAAGAAATAGCTTCCTTCGAAGGCTTTGATACAATTAGCAAAATATCTTATCCGGAGTTATTTGGGTATGATATGCCCTTTCGGTCAAACACGAGTGCCTATGATGCAATGATTGCTGATGGCAATTCTGATCTTATAATAAATGACACCCTATATTCAAATATTCAAAGGTTTTATACTTTTAATGCACCTACTAATGAAAATCTATTTAAAATCTTGAGGCAGGAATCCTCTGATTTAAAATATAAATATTCTCATATAATAGCTTATAAGCCTTATAAAAACATTAGTGATGTAACTGATGAGTATTTAATTGCGGATCTTAATATTTATTTTGAGTCAAAGAATTTTTATTATTGGAGAACATTTGTAATAAACGAAGAAAGCCTTAAGGATATTATTTCTCAAATTGACAAGGAATTAGAACCATAG
- a CDS encoding sensor histidine kinase → MKELWNKYKGTIRRNCNLTTTDSEHGINYWRNSLFSTTIIMVLPLCLIAFIPSLVLITYENKEYITIIHILTIGVMCFIAFTPRVRITVRKLMFSSTVFIFTIMLNVFTSPSSGSVLVYFLAACIYSIIIFDNKYAYWWSHIVLFISILFGFAIYFELMDFSHNVDMVSVNEWAAVSSNLVFLCYLSSALIPQIFIGIENYNNEQKRLKTELEKNKTALEAKNKEFEQYAYVASHDLQEPLRMVSSFMNKLSTKYGDQLDDRAKMYMEYAENGAVQMKQIILDLLDFYRADKPSEQIELVDLNELLKNYLELRKETISDTSAKINYTTLPKIETIKPLITQVFYNILDNALKYTNKDTSPLINIIAYEQDTHWKFSVSDNGIGIDPQFFDKIFQLFQRLHNRNEYHGTGIGLSLVKRSIEFMGGKIWLESKLGVGSTFYFTIQKN, encoded by the coding sequence ATGAAAGAATTATGGAACAAATACAAGGGTACGATTCGAAGAAACTGTAACCTGACCACTACGGATTCTGAGCATGGAATAAATTATTGGAGAAACAGTCTGTTTTCAACTACTATTATAATGGTTTTGCCTCTTTGTCTTATTGCTTTTATTCCTTCTTTAGTATTAATTACCTATGAGAATAAGGAATACATAACAATAATACATATTTTGACGATTGGTGTCATGTGTTTTATCGCTTTTACTCCCAGAGTGAGAATAACGGTGAGGAAATTGATGTTTTCAAGCACTGTATTTATTTTTACTATCATGTTAAACGTTTTTACTTCCCCCTCCTCTGGTTCAGTTTTAGTCTACTTTTTGGCAGCTTGTATTTACTCCATCATCATTTTTGATAATAAGTATGCCTATTGGTGGAGCCATATTGTGTTATTTATTTCAATCTTGTTTGGTTTCGCTATATATTTTGAGCTAATGGACTTTAGTCATAATGTTGATATGGTCTCTGTTAACGAGTGGGCGGCCGTTAGCTCCAACCTAGTCTTTCTTTGTTACCTTTCATCAGCACTGATCCCACAAATATTCATCGGAATTGAAAACTATAATAATGAGCAAAAAAGATTAAAAACGGAGCTTGAAAAAAATAAAACGGCTCTGGAAGCTAAAAATAAAGAGTTTGAGCAATATGCTTACGTTGCTTCCCACGATCTGCAGGAGCCTTTAAGAATGGTATCTAGCTTTATGAATAAATTGAGTACAAAATATGGCGATCAGCTGGATGATAGAGCCAAGATGTACATGGAATATGCCGAAAATGGTGCAGTGCAAATGAAGCAGATTATTTTGGATTTATTAGATTTTTATAGGGCTGACAAACCCTCTGAGCAAATCGAACTGGTAGATCTAAACGAGTTACTAAAAAATTACCTTGAGCTGAGAAAAGAAACCATTTCTGATACCTCCGCAAAAATCAATTACACAACGTTACCGAAAATAGAAACAATTAAACCTTTAATAACCCAAGTCTTCTACAATATTTTAGACAATGCTTTAAAATATACTAATAAAGACACTTCTCCTTTAATTAACATTATAGCTTACGAACAGGATACACATTGGAAGTTTTCTGTTTCGGACAACGGAATTGGAATTGACCCCCAGTTTTTTGATAAAATATTCCAACTCTTCCAACGACTTCACAATAGGAATGAGTACCACGGTACTGGTATAGGGTTGTCTTTAGTAAAACGAAGTATTGAATTTATGGGAGGAAAGATATGGCTTGAATCTAAACTTGGCGTGGGTTCTACTTTCTATTTTACCATTCAGAAAAACTAA
- a CDS encoding LysE family translocator — MTFITCLLLGFVVASLGSITPSFLNMTVVKFSLKSGRKSAYFLIGGYATVLFFQANIGAYFSSILMENSEYITLIQKVGTGILILLSINFFRLHFTSDKQEKKVEIEKSKAYVHGIVMSSLNMIAIPFYFTTISFLIGLEFFEYSLQNSLYFSIGSTLGSFFLYAVYATVASKIEHKLTYIATKMDFIIGCLTGVVGIGNLIYLLLK, encoded by the coding sequence ATGACATTTATTACCTGTTTGCTCTTAGGCTTTGTTGTTGCTTCTTTGGGCAGTATCACACCTAGTTTTTTAAATATGACTGTTGTAAAATTCAGTTTAAAAAGTGGCAGAAAATCGGCCTACTTTCTCATTGGCGGTTATGCTACCGTGTTGTTTTTTCAAGCGAATATTGGGGCTTATTTCTCCAGTATTTTAATGGAAAATTCAGAATACATCACGCTGATTCAAAAAGTGGGAACAGGAATATTGATTCTGCTGTCCATTAATTTTTTTAGATTGCACTTTACATCCGACAAACAGGAGAAAAAAGTAGAAATTGAGAAATCCAAAGCCTATGTGCATGGTATTGTAATGTCATCGCTTAATATGATCGCCATTCCGTTTTACTTTACCACAATCTCCTTTTTAATAGGATTAGAGTTTTTTGAATACTCGTTACAAAATAGTTTATACTTTTCAATTGGATCTACTTTGGGTTCCTTTTTTCTATATGCGGTATATGCTACAGTCGCAAGTAAAATTGAACATAAGTTGACGTATATTGCTACTAAAATGGACTTCATTATAGGTTGCCTTACTGGTGTGGTTGGTATTGGTAACTTAATCTATTTGCTTTTGAAATAA
- a CDS encoding uracil-DNA glycosylase family protein, whose amino-acid sequence MFLHQHPYEPFIQKDTKKLIVGTLPPPRFSTGDLLEKDVDFCYGSYYNSLWLFIDKIHNLNLRFDNSQEAIDQRKTFLQENKIGICDIVESAEREKIDASDLGMQNIKLRDVVGYLKQYSHIETILFTGGNSKNGPEYFFRKHLKEYNLKLELVNNEVPRIHKFSLCHSGQHEASKKLRTIKTVSLTSGSGAANMSISRLPLYKQLKAKNPDFNTFDFRVMQYSEFF is encoded by the coding sequence ATGTTTTTACACCAACATCCATACGAGCCTTTCATTCAAAAGGATACTAAAAAACTGATTGTCGGTACCTTGCCACCACCAAGATTTTCAACAGGAGATTTATTGGAAAAAGATGTCGATTTTTGCTATGGTAGCTATTACAATTCGCTGTGGTTGTTTATAGATAAAATCCATAATCTAAATTTACGTTTCGATAATTCCCAAGAAGCCATCGACCAACGTAAAACGTTTTTACAGGAAAACAAAATAGGCATATGTGACATCGTAGAAAGTGCAGAACGTGAAAAAATAGATGCGTCAGATTTGGGTATGCAGAATATAAAACTAAGGGATGTGGTCGGATATTTAAAACAATATTCCCATATAGAAACGATTTTATTTACTGGAGGCAATAGTAAAAACGGCCCAGAATACTTTTTTAGAAAACACCTCAAGGAGTACAATCTAAAACTAGAATTGGTGAACAATGAAGTGCCAAGAATTCATAAATTCTCACTATGTCATTCTGGGCAACACGAAGCATCTAAAAAATTAAGAACCATAAAAACCGTTTCTCTAACCTCAGGTTCTGGAGCGGCAAATATGTCAATTAGCAGATTGCCTTTATACAAACAACTCAAGGCCAAAAATCCCGATTTCAACACCTTTGATTTTAGGGTGATGCAGTATTCTGAATTCTTTTAG
- the yaaA gene encoding peroxide stress protein YaaA: protein MKLVLSPAKSLDYETELPTTKATEGRFLEEAERLNKLLKKKSPKSLSKLMSISDNLAELNYERNQDWELPFTKANSRQAIYAFSGDVYRGLDAYTIDTKKLDKVEDTVRILSGLYGILKPLDLIQPYRLEMGTKMAVGNNKNLYEFWNNKVTKALNDELEDDELFLNLASNEYFKAIDTKALKVPVVNVAFKEFKNGKYKIIAIYAKVARGLMTRYIIDTNAKTIDDIKGFNHENYGFSEELSSENELVFTR from the coding sequence ATGAAACTAGTACTATCACCAGCAAAATCCTTGGATTACGAAACCGAACTGCCAACGACAAAAGCAACAGAAGGTCGTTTCTTGGAAGAAGCCGAACGCTTAAATAAATTATTAAAAAAGAAATCTCCTAAGAGTTTATCTAAACTCATGAGCATTTCAGATAATTTGGCAGAATTAAACTACGAGCGTAATCAAGACTGGGAATTGCCATTTACAAAAGCCAATTCAAGGCAGGCCATTTATGCCTTTAGTGGCGATGTTTATAGAGGTTTGGATGCATATACCATTGATACCAAAAAACTGGATAAAGTTGAGGATACCGTCCGAATTCTTTCAGGATTATATGGTATTTTAAAGCCTTTGGATTTAATTCAACCATACCGATTGGAAATGGGTACGAAAATGGCAGTGGGAAACAATAAAAACCTTTACGAATTCTGGAATAATAAAGTGACAAAGGCTTTAAACGACGAACTGGAAGATGATGAACTGTTCCTAAATTTGGCGAGTAACGAGTATTTTAAAGCTATCGATACAAAAGCCTTAAAAGTGCCTGTAGTGAATGTGGCGTTTAAAGAATTTAAAAATGGTAAGTATAAAATTATAGCGATTTATGCCAAGGTTGCTAGAGGATTAATGACGAGATATATTATTGACACAAATGCCAAGACCATTGACGATATAAAAGGGTTTAATCACGAGAATTATGGGTTCAGTGAAGAATTATCTTCTGAGAATGAATTGGTATTTACGCGATGA
- a CDS encoding RluA family pseudouridine synthase, translated as MPNIPDFSEDDDNELYEHHAFRVVKGQQPLRIDKYLMNFIENATRNKIQAAAKDGSIFVNDVPVKSNYKVKPNDYITVKFEHPPHENLLIAEDIPIDVVYEDDDLLVVNKPAGMVVHPGHGNYSGTLINALIFHFENLPNNSSERPGLVHRIDKDTSGLLVVAKTEQAMAHLSNQFAKKTSEREYVALVWGNIEAEEGTIEGNIGRHPKNRLQNTVYLEDEEEKGKPAVTHYKVLERLGYVTLVSCKLETGRTHQIRVHMKHIGHTLFNDERYGGERILKGTTFTKYKQFVDNCFKILPRQALHARTLGFVHPTTGEFMKFESEIPEDMQQCIEKWRHYAKHV; from the coding sequence ATGCCAAATATTCCAGATTTTTCCGAAGACGACGACAACGAATTGTACGAGCATCACGCGTTTAGGGTCGTCAAAGGTCAACAGCCACTTCGTATCGATAAATACTTAATGAATTTCATTGAAAATGCCACACGTAATAAAATTCAGGCTGCGGCAAAAGATGGTAGTATTTTTGTAAACGATGTTCCTGTAAAATCGAATTATAAAGTAAAACCAAACGACTATATTACTGTTAAGTTTGAGCATCCACCACACGAGAATCTTTTAATTGCAGAAGATATTCCCATCGATGTGGTTTACGAGGATGATGATTTATTGGTGGTCAACAAACCCGCAGGAATGGTGGTACATCCAGGACATGGTAACTATTCCGGAACTTTAATAAATGCCTTAATTTTTCATTTCGAAAACCTTCCTAATAACTCAAGTGAACGACCTGGTTTAGTGCATCGTATCGATAAGGATACCAGCGGATTATTGGTGGTTGCCAAAACCGAACAAGCCATGGCACATCTGTCGAATCAGTTTGCCAAAAAAACCAGCGAACGCGAATATGTAGCGTTGGTTTGGGGAAACATAGAAGCTGAAGAAGGCACCATTGAAGGCAATATTGGCCGTCACCCAAAAAACAGGTTACAGAACACAGTTTATTTGGAAGACGAAGAAGAAAAAGGTAAACCAGCCGTGACCCATTACAAAGTTTTGGAGCGTTTGGGTTACGTCACTTTAGTGAGCTGTAAACTCGAAACTGGTCGCACGCACCAAATTCGTGTCCATATGAAACATATTGGACATACCTTATTTAATGATGAACGTTATGGCGGCGAACGCATCTTAAAAGGCACCACCTTTACCAAATACAAGCAATTTGTAGATAACTGTTTCAAGATTCTGCCAAGACAAGCCTTACATGCCAGAACACTGGGATTTGTGCATCCTACCACAGGAGAATTTATGAAATTTGAATCTGAAATTCCTGAAGATATGCAGCAATGTATAGAGAAGTGGCGGCACTATGCTAAGCACGTCTAA
- a CDS encoding PASTA domain-containing protein, which translates to MSFVKFLTSKVFFKQIALAIVAVVVLCFIILKWLNISTNHGEFVIVPDLKGKSLETVGIELKDNDLAMEIQDSANYNPKYPKYSVIEQNPKAGSQVKENRKIYLILNPSGYRKVEVPNILKRTFRQAKPQLEALEFEIGEITYKDAIGEGVMSMSHKGKPLKPGALLPLTSKIDLVVGNGKL; encoded by the coding sequence ATGAGTTTTGTTAAGTTTCTTACCAGTAAAGTTTTTTTTAAACAAATAGCATTGGCCATTGTAGCTGTTGTGGTCTTGTGTTTTATTATTTTAAAATGGTTAAATATTTCTACCAATCATGGCGAATTTGTAATTGTGCCAGACTTAAAAGGTAAATCTTTGGAAACCGTAGGAATAGAATTGAAGGACAACGATTTGGCTATGGAAATCCAAGATTCTGCAAATTATAATCCCAAATACCCAAAATATTCTGTAATAGAACAAAATCCTAAAGCAGGTTCTCAGGTTAAGGAAAATAGAAAAATTTATTTAATCTTAAACCCTTCAGGTTATCGCAAAGTTGAAGTGCCAAATATCTTAAAACGAACCTTTAGACAGGCAAAACCACAATTGGAAGCTTTGGAATTTGAAATTGGTGAGATCACATACAAAGATGCTATAGGAGAAGGCGTAATGTCCATGTCCCATAAAGGTAAACCCTTAAAACCAGGTGCATTATTGCCATTGACGTCCAAGATAGACTTGGTTGTTGGTAATGGTAAACTTTAA
- a CDS encoding D-alanine--D-alanine ligase: MKKNIAIIMGGYSSEYKISLKSGNVVFDALDKNKYNAYRIHIFKDKWVFVNNLDEEFDVDKNDFSVLVNETKIEFDCVFNAIHGSPGEDGFMQGYFELLGMPQTSCAMYQAALTFNKRDLLATLKPYGIKTAESYPLNLGDSVDEDAIIAKVGLPCFVKANKAGSSFGISKVYKKEALQAAINTSFKEDNEIIIEQFLDGVEVSVGVISYKGETLVLPITEIVSENDFFDYQAKYEGKSQEITPARISEDYATKVTSEAKRIYEILKMKGFSRSEFIFKNDQPYLLEVNTVPGLTKESILPQQAAKAGISLKDLFGNAIEEALKN, from the coding sequence ATGAAAAAAAATATTGCAATAATAATGGGTGGCTATTCTAGCGAATATAAGATTTCTTTAAAGAGCGGCAACGTCGTTTTTGATGCGCTAGATAAAAACAAATACAATGCGTATCGTATTCATATTTTTAAGGACAAATGGGTTTTTGTCAATAATTTGGATGAAGAATTTGACGTTGATAAAAATGATTTTTCGGTTTTGGTGAATGAAACCAAAATAGAGTTCGATTGTGTATTTAATGCCATTCATGGCTCGCCTGGTGAAGATGGCTTTATGCAAGGCTATTTTGAATTGTTAGGCATGCCACAAACCAGTTGTGCTATGTATCAGGCCGCTTTAACCTTTAATAAGCGCGATTTGTTAGCGACTTTAAAACCCTATGGCATTAAAACGGCCGAGAGTTATCCACTTAATCTTGGTGATTCCGTTGATGAAGATGCGATTATCGCTAAAGTGGGCTTACCGTGTTTTGTAAAGGCCAACAAAGCTGGAAGTAGTTTTGGAATCTCTAAAGTTTATAAAAAAGAAGCGCTTCAGGCTGCGATTAACACTTCATTTAAAGAAGATAACGAAATCATTATCGAACAGTTTTTAGACGGTGTTGAAGTGTCGGTTGGTGTCATTTCCTATAAAGGCGAAACGCTTGTTTTACCTATTACTGAAATCGTTTCTGAAAACGATTTTTTTGATTACCAAGCTAAATATGAAGGTAAATCCCAAGAAATTACGCCTGCAAGAATTTCTGAAGATTATGCGACTAAAGTGACATCCGAAGCGAAAAGAATTTATGAAATTCTAAAAATGAAAGGGTTTTCCAGAAGTGAATTTATCTTTAAGAATGATCAACCTTACTTGCTTGAAGTGAATACGGTTCCTGGTTTGACCAAAGAAAGTATTTTACCGCAACAAGCCGCCAAAGCCGGCATTAGCTTGAAGGATTTGTTTGGGAACGCTATAGAGGAAGCGTTGAAGAATTGA